The Leptospira bouyouniensis genome has a segment encoding these proteins:
- a CDS encoding DUF1574 domain-containing protein encodes MDLIRNRFLFVPFLVVFLTFCVDKLLILENVHTYFSKSLSDINYIQKNELYEDLKEYLSLKDRDKVLVYFGNSRGLLFDNEYIHKKYPGWVMFNFSVPGGKPDYVLQWMEQFEKDEVKPDFFLFDHSVEMFNSAATLKVDETLTNGLNVSFVLKHFSLFSTDDISTLIAKRMFRAYQYRPKLEVIIARAKNKDTFLYPYRSLRNNLMANLKTGKGSAMTPGTHQAVLPPELLKKSAYGDFHSYLVPFRFSENILSFTDQSLQLAKNLNVPSAVIWVRLSLPYMDHIRHLKVSVGENKEGTVYEDWYPRIVEYHKQKGIPFWNMNDDPTYTCNEFSDAGHMSPSCYDEYTDYIFKNLNQSLVMGAR; translated from the coding sequence GTGGATTTAATCAGAAATCGTTTTTTGTTCGTCCCATTCCTAGTCGTCTTTTTAACATTTTGTGTGGATAAATTACTTATCTTGGAAAATGTTCACACTTATTTCTCAAAATCATTATCTGATATCAATTACATCCAAAAGAATGAATTGTATGAAGATTTAAAAGAATACCTGAGTTTAAAAGACCGAGATAAAGTTCTCGTATATTTTGGTAATTCGAGAGGTCTTTTGTTTGATAATGAATACATTCATAAAAAGTATCCTGGTTGGGTGATGTTTAATTTTTCTGTCCCTGGCGGAAAACCTGATTATGTTTTACAGTGGATGGAACAATTTGAAAAGGATGAGGTAAAACCCGATTTCTTTTTGTTTGATCATTCCGTGGAGATGTTTAACTCTGCAGCCACACTAAAAGTAGATGAAACACTCACCAATGGACTTAATGTATCCTTTGTTTTAAAACATTTTTCTTTATTTTCGACAGATGATATTTCTACACTTATCGCCAAACGAATGTTTCGTGCATATCAATATAGACCAAAACTGGAAGTGATCATTGCTCGGGCAAAAAATAAAGATACTTTCTTATATCCTTATAGAAGTTTGCGTAATAATTTAATGGCAAACTTAAAAACAGGTAAGGGATCTGCCATGACACCTGGGACACACCAGGCAGTGCTCCCTCCAGAGTTATTAAAAAAGTCTGCCTATGGCGATTTTCATTCGTATCTAGTGCCTTTTCGATTTTCTGAAAATATTCTAAGTTTTACAGATCAATCCTTACAACTTGCCAAAAATTTAAATGTGCCTTCGGCTGTCATCTGGGTAAGACTCTCATTACCCTATATGGATCACATTCGTCACTTAAAGGTATCTGTAGGTGAAAATAAAGAAGGTACTGTTTATGAAGACTGGTATCCGCGTATCGTTGAATATCATAAACAAAAAGGAATTCCATTCTGGAATATGAATGATGACCCTACATACACTTGTAACGAGTTTAGTGATGCAGGTCATATGTCTCCGTCTTGTTATGATGAATATACTGATTATATATTCAAAAACTTAAATCAATCTTTAGTGATGGGTGCTCGATAA
- a CDS encoding MBOAT family O-acyltransferase has product MLFNSIPFLIFFSVVYLFYWAIPKEFRKVFLLIAGISFYAYFSLALTLHFLIVITINYLLYRKIQSNLTKFWIGLTVSLNLINLGFFKYVYFFSKVLADLTGYPFFAQVPNLIHIALPLAISFYTFQVIAAAVDTYRNPKLPTVKVEDYFLFVAFFPVLIAGPIMRMSDFFPNLDKLTPDKEKMYRASYLMMSGLVKKVLVADPMSLTISPVFNSPSDYDSFSLFIAGICYSIQVFSDFSGLTDMARSVALYLGFETPENFKAPFFSTSGRELWKRWHITLSFWLRDYIYFPLGGSKKGEIRTYLNLIIIMTLGGFWHGADYTFICWGFYWGVILASERFLEGKMGFNLTPQKNKFLIVLKALIVFVLFSISGLMFRSNNATNMLDHFQGIFTHFSHSLERMLVGGSNEWLIPATSLLGEGSSFRYLHIENLERIFYTSFAVLFFHHIQYVPEFWERVRKHDVWLVPVLGIITIFLLATLSQDGGEFIYYRF; this is encoded by the coding sequence ATGTTGTTCAATTCAATACCCTTTTTAATTTTCTTTTCGGTTGTTTACCTTTTTTATTGGGCCATTCCCAAAGAATTTCGTAAGGTTTTTCTTTTAATTGCAGGAATCAGTTTTTATGCTTATTTCTCTTTGGCACTTACTTTACATTTTCTAATTGTTATAACAATCAATTACCTTTTGTATCGAAAAATCCAATCGAATCTAACCAAGTTTTGGATAGGTCTCACAGTCAGCCTCAACTTAATCAATCTCGGTTTCTTTAAGTATGTCTATTTTTTTAGTAAGGTCCTCGCTGACCTAACTGGTTATCCTTTTTTTGCACAAGTTCCAAATCTTATCCACATTGCACTTCCACTTGCCATAAGCTTTTATACATTTCAAGTCATAGCTGCGGCTGTGGACACATATCGGAATCCAAAGTTACCAACTGTAAAGGTAGAGGATTACTTCCTTTTCGTAGCATTTTTTCCAGTTCTAATTGCTGGACCAATTATGCGTATGTCGGATTTTTTCCCAAATTTGGACAAACTAACACCAGATAAAGAAAAAATGTATCGAGCATCTTATTTGATGATGTCTGGACTCGTCAAGAAAGTGTTAGTTGCAGATCCAATGTCACTTACAATTTCACCTGTATTTAATTCACCGTCAGATTACGATTCCTTTTCATTGTTTATCGCAGGAATTTGTTATTCCATTCAAGTTTTTAGTGATTTTTCTGGACTCACTGATATGGCAAGGTCAGTTGCTTTGTATTTAGGTTTTGAAACTCCAGAAAACTTTAAGGCACCTTTCTTTTCAACATCGGGTAGAGAATTATGGAAAAGATGGCATATCACACTTTCCTTTTGGTTACGTGATTATATATATTTTCCGTTAGGTGGTTCGAAAAAAGGAGAAATTCGAACATATTTAAATTTGATCATTATTATGACGCTTGGTGGGTTTTGGCATGGGGCGGATTACACTTTTATCTGTTGGGGATTTTATTGGGGAGTCATCCTTGCTTCTGAGAGGTTTTTGGAAGGTAAAATGGGATTCAATCTAACCCCACAAAAAAACAAATTCCTCATTGTTTTGAAAGCATTGATAGTGTTCGTTTTATTTTCGATTTCTGGCCTAATGTTTCGCTCCAACAATGCCACAAATATGTTGGATCATTTTCAAGGAATTTTCACTCATTTTTCACATAGTCTAGAGCGAATGTTAGTTGGTGGATCGAATGAATGGTTGATACCTGCAACTTCCCTTTTGGGAGAGGGTTCCTCTTTCCGCTATTTACACATTGAAAATTTAGAACGAATTTTTTACACTTCGTTTGCTGTATTGTTTTTTCATCATATCCAATATGTTCCAGAATTTTGGGAAAGGGTTCGCAAACATGATGTTTGGTTGGTCCCAGTCCTTGGAATTATTACGATCTTTTTACTCGCGACTCTTTCACAAGATGGTGGTGAGTTTATTTATTACCGATTTTAG
- a CDS encoding NYN domain-containing protein: MPVNERILIDGMNLMYKFPDLAFCLGEYRLQDARTGLLVHLKRHFPDLKQRKILVFFDGKKDLLSDCYSEEWEGFSIHYSHEKKADELIIGYLNYCEVPSQCLVVTSDKEILSFARRLRAKRKSSEEFYSDWVKRETEVDETEFNHLKEGLTPSSESDYWERQFLP, encoded by the coding sequence GTGCCCGTAAATGAGAGAATCCTGATCGACGGGATGAATTTAATGTATAAATTTCCAGATCTGGCATTTTGTTTGGGAGAGTATCGTCTCCAAGATGCCAGGACGGGTTTACTTGTTCATTTGAAACGCCATTTCCCTGATCTCAAACAGAGGAAAATACTAGTCTTTTTCGATGGAAAGAAAGATCTACTTTCAGATTGTTATTCGGAAGAATGGGAAGGATTTTCCATTCATTATAGCCATGAAAAAAAAGCAGATGAACTCATCATTGGTTATTTAAATTACTGCGAAGTACCTTCGCAATGTTTGGTGGTAACATCAGATAAAGAGATTTTAAGTTTTGCAAGAAGGCTTAGGGCAAAACGAAAATCTTCGGAAGAATTTTATTCGGACTGGGTAAAAAGGGAAACTGAAGTGGACGAAACAGAATTTAATCACCTGAAAGAAGGATTGACACCTAGTTCGGAAAGCGATTACTGGGAGAGACAATTCCTTCCTTGA
- a CDS encoding SDR family NAD(P)-dependent oxidoreductase has product MGKKIIVVGASSGIGKAIAEQELNAGSSVVLLARREKSLESIAKKGNGSKEKRAFPLVFDVTKYATAEKTFQKAVSLLGGLDEVYFASGVMPEIGKEEYNTTKDLEMLNVNLLGAVAFLNPVASYFTKQKSGKIVGISSIAGERGRKGNPVYNTSKAGLNTYLEALRNRLSESNVQVTTIKPGFVKTEMTKGLALPEKGLLKVITADEAAEKIRSIVAKGKDEAFVPGIWALVALIIRNIPNFIFKKLSI; this is encoded by the coding sequence ATGGGGAAAAAAATAATCGTCGTCGGTGCCTCGAGCGGGATCGGAAAAGCCATTGCTGAACAAGAATTGAACGCTGGGTCCTCCGTGGTCCTTTTAGCAAGAAGGGAAAAGTCCCTCGAATCCATCGCCAAAAAAGGCAACGGATCCAAAGAGAAACGAGCCTTCCCGCTTGTTTTTGATGTCACCAAATATGCTACTGCAGAAAAAACCTTTCAAAAAGCCGTCTCACTCCTTGGTGGTCTGGACGAAGTGTATTTTGCGTCCGGTGTCATGCCAGAGATAGGCAAAGAGGAATACAACACAACGAAAGATTTAGAGATGTTAAACGTAAACCTTTTAGGTGCTGTCGCATTCCTTAACCCAGTCGCTAGTTATTTCACAAAACAAAAATCTGGAAAGATCGTCGGTATTTCTTCCATTGCAGGGGAAAGGGGACGAAAGGGAAATCCAGTTTATAATACATCAAAAGCAGGGCTCAATACGTATTTGGAAGCTCTTCGCAATCGTCTATCTGAATCAAATGTTCAAGTAACAACGATTAAACCTGGTTTTGTCAAAACAGAAATGACTAAAGGTTTAGCTTTACCAGAAAAAGGATTACTAAAAGTTATCACTGCAGATGAAGCGGCAGAAAAAATTCGATCCATTGTTGCGAAGGGAAAAGATGAAGCATTTGTTCCAGGTATTTGGGCACTCGTTGCACTCATCATACGAAACATTCCTAATTTTATCTTCAAAAAATTGAGTATATAA